A single genomic interval of Dyella sp. GSA-30 harbors:
- the pgaD gene encoding poly-beta-1,6-N-acetyl-D-glucosamine biosynthesis protein PgaD: MKAEAIVIQRPERQRPVQRVLFGFITVIAWVIWASLWLPLLTALAWAIGLGDIYVQLNLGHPLQSGGDLDIVLYAAVICVVIFCSWSAYNHLRFSGKQKRRGNNPVSTAETAKAIGASLDTALIMQAQRRSVVQFTEDGFMSVTRTPLAPALSSGKPGEREQSAQG; encoded by the coding sequence ATGAAAGCCGAAGCCATCGTCATTCAACGCCCGGAGCGGCAGCGCCCGGTGCAACGCGTACTATTCGGTTTCATCACGGTGATTGCCTGGGTGATCTGGGCATCGCTATGGCTGCCGCTGCTGACCGCGCTGGCCTGGGCGATCGGGCTGGGCGATATCTATGTACAGCTCAATCTCGGCCATCCACTGCAAAGCGGCGGTGACCTGGACATCGTGCTTTATGCGGCCGTGATCTGCGTGGTGATCTTCTGCTCGTGGTCCGCCTATAACCATCTGCGTTTTTCCGGCAAGCAGAAGCGCCGCGGCAATAACCCGGTGAGCACGGCCGAGACGGCCAAGGCGATCGGCGCATCGCTGGATACGGCGCTGATCATGCAGGCTCAGCGGCGTTCGGTCGTGCAGTTCACCGAGGACGGCTTCATGTCGGTGACGAGAACCCCCCTCGCCCCAGCCCTCTCCTCCGGCAAGCCAGGGGAGAGGGAGCAAAGCGCGCAAGGTTGA